Genomic segment of Acidobacteriota bacterium:
TCTTTCCTATCGGGACGAAGCGCTTTGCTTTGCCCGCCGCTACCGTGACCGAGCTGGCGCGGCCCGACCGCGAGCAGACGTTCCCACACGCATCCCGGCTGCTCACCGGCGTGCTCGTGCGCCGCGGACACATCATTCCTGTCTGCGATGTCGCGCCCGTGCTGGTCGGCCCGAATGCGCCTGCGCGCAGGTTCTTCCTCATCGCGACGCGCAAGTTCTCCGACACCAGTGAGTGGACGGCCATCCCGGTCTCCGGCGAGTGCGAGCTCACCACCACCGAGCTGCTGCCGCCGACCGGCAAACTGCCGCGCCACGTCATCGGATTGCTCTCCCTCGACAACGAGATCGTGGAAGTCATCGACCTGGAACGGCTGATGGCCTCGGAGGCAGCGGCATGAGCGCCACCGGCGCAGCTCCCGGCCTGCCCAGGATTCTCGTGATAGACGCCAACGTCTTTTTTGCCAAGCGGCTTGCCGACGCGTTGAAGAAGGAAGGCTTCGAGGTCACACACTCCACGCAGTCCGCATTCGCGCTGACCTCGCTCGAGTGGGACACGCCCATCGCCATTCTCTGTGCCACCAACCTGCGCGAGATGTCCGCATACGACCTGCCCAAGCTGCTGCACGCCGACATCAAGACGGCGCACATTCCCATCCTCGCGATGGGCGATGGCGGCGACCAGGCGCTGATGGAAGCTTTCCGCGCCGGTTGCGACGACTACATCGACCGCCGCGTCGGACCTGATT
This window contains:
- a CDS encoding chemotaxis protein CheW → MTTARDSSFVLFPIGTKRFALPAATVTELARPDREQTFPHASRLLTGVLVRRGHIIPVCDVAPVLVGPNAPARRFFLIATRKFSDTSEWTAIPVSGECELTTTELLPPTGKLPRHVIGLLSLDNEIVEVIDLERLMASEAAA